A window of the Bacillota bacterium genome harbors these coding sequences:
- a CDS encoding tetratricopeptide repeat protein → KMAALNDTEKKLWNVAPLMEPTPAVKLNVGASQYLLGRWAGASDNLQAALSDEKTKGEAFLWLAVLRDKQGRPQEAQEYLAQAQNLVPELAKGYEELRKLEVLR, encoded by the coding sequence TAAAATGGCCGCGCTGAATGATACGGAGAAAAAGCTATGGAACGTGGCCCCGCTGATGGAGCCCACACCGGCAGTGAAACTCAACGTGGGGGCATCGCAGTACCTGCTGGGCCGCTGGGCCGGGGCCAGCGACAACCTCCAGGCCGCCCTGTCCGACGAAAAGACCAAAGGCGAGGCTTTCCTGTGGCTGGCCGTCCTGCGCGACAAGCAGGGCCGGCCCCAAGAGGCGCAAGAGTATCTGGCCCAGGCGCAGAACCTGGTGCCTGAATTGGCCAAGGGGTATGAGGAGTTGCGGAAGTTAGAGGTTCTGCGGTAA